In Mytilus edulis chromosome 6, xbMytEdul2.2, whole genome shotgun sequence, the following proteins share a genomic window:
- the LOC139527186 gene encoding E3 ubiquitin-protein ligase TRIM33-like — protein sequence MSSIAADVIDPDVADTFLTCSVCEEPFKNPVGLPCLHSFCKECLTKHILSTTKAQKNPKAFTCPKCKRHVDSPDPHQPPHSWADLFPPNHFVLSLMEGVKIRSDSQKCDPCSRRNEKVIAIRWCKECGEALCQQCEGFHRSMKYSQHHHLVSMEELKTQPIKNTVSRPPCPDHEGTLLGFFCEDHNQVVCSSCVTIDHRKCKHVTTTAEAAEKQYVDAETLSEKLKLQRDWSRRIAENRRHSARVLEDSTNQIRHQITSIRQQINDLLVQKEVKILEELKTAHAEEKEQYDKVIETCDGLVSTTENAIALIQNSMRHGSDTDVILAIDNVKNESQSCENKLADLTTRLKDLFINFSADSTLQAVVNGLDDLGRLTTTQANVNLTAPYNVEPMTYRSDHTHRDHIHHEHTHRDHIHHEHTHRDHIHHEHTHREHDHNDRTHREHQHHETRHTHTHRDDKRREIEIESVRSLPLSPISTARKSPVAMQPAAHQRKALTPPYEIARSPVVTPRKLRKRSPSPLPPLMLPKSVSPFPYNRIIPRPATLETFFKGRTSNDRENCCFTGADIIQDGRIILCDQTHRKVKVFNHNYQWCGEKVLSAKPYDVCCIGGSDIAVTLPTEKKIQLYTVRDSDFICIANIQTGAKCYGIAYAQKKFAVCCFSAPPSVKLMSRDGRELKTIARDMAGNDYFNFPDYVAMDKNTRNIYVTDRYRKSISCITALGEKRWEIRYDNLKVPRGIAVYGSKVFVAGCRSHTIVQLNIDGDILGDIISEGISYPTKIVVHPNGENILVTQHQATLIDVEKNMVKIFSLNNQ from the coding sequence ATGTCTTCGATTGCTGCTGATGTTATAGACCCGGATGTGGCAGATACCTTTTTGACATGTTCAGTCTGTGAAGAACCGTTTAAGAATCCCGTTGGACTTCCATGTCTTCATTCCTTTTGCAAAGAATGTCTGACTAAACATATACTGTCGACAACGAAAGCTCAGAAGAATCCGAAAGCCTTTACTTGTCCGAAATGCAAACGCCATGTAGATTCACCAGATCCGCATCAGCCGCCGCATTCATGGGCAGATTTGTTTCCACCCAACCATTTTGTACTAAGTTTAATGGAGGGTGTAAAAATAAGAAGTGATTCTCAAAAATGCGACCCATGTTCAAGGAGAAATGAGAAAGTCATTGCTATAAGGTGGTGCAAAGAATGTGGTGAAGCATTATGTCAGCAATGCGAAGGGTTCCATAGGTCAATGAAATATTCACAGCACCACCATTTGGTTAGTATGGAGGAACTAAAAACTCAACCAATCAAAAACACCGTATCAAGACCACCATGTCCAGATCATGAGGGAACTCTTCTCGGATTCTTTTGTGAAGATCATAACCAGGTAGTCTGCTCGTCATGCGTTACTATTGATCATCGAAAATGCAAACACGTCACCACAACTGCAGAAGCAGCCGAAAAGCAATACGTAGATGCAGAAACTTTGTCAGAAAAGTTGAAGCTTCAGCGTGATTGGTCACGTCGTATTGCTGAAAACAGAAGACACAGCGCACGTGTTCTCGAggattcaaccaatcaaattcgGCACCAGATAACAAGCATACGACAACAAATAAATGACCTACTTGTTCAAAAAGAGGTAAAAATACTAGAGGAACTGAAAACTGCTCACGCTGAAGAAAAAGAACAATACGACAAAGTTATAGAAACATGTGATGGTCTGGTGAGCACGACGGAAAACGCGATCGCTTTAATTCAAAATTCAATGCGCCATGGTTCCGATACGGATGTCATTCTTGCCATAGATAATGTAAAAAATGAATCTCAGTCTTGTGAGAACAAGTTGGCAGATTTAACAACCAGGTTAAAAGATCTGTTCATCAATTTCAGCGCAGATAGCACCTTGCAAGCAGTTGTTAACGGGTTAGATGATCTAGGTAGACTGACCACAACTCAAGCAAACGTCAATCTTACTGCACCATACAACGTAGAACCGATGACTTATCGCAGTGATCACACACATCGGGATCATATTCATCATGAACACACACATCGGGATCATATTCATCACGAACACACACATCGAGATCATATTCACCACGAACACACACACCGGGAACACGACCACAATGACCGCACACATCGTGAACATCAACATCACGAAACTCGTCATACCCATACACACCGTGATGATAAACGCAGAGAAATAGAGATTGAATCCGTTCGTAGTCTGCCGTTGTCTCCTATCAGTACTGCACGAAAATCACCTGTTGCTATGCAACCAGCAGCACACCAGAGAAAGGCATTAACACCTCCTTATGAAATTGCAAGATCACCAGTAGTAACACCCCGTAAACTTAGGAAACGAAGTCCAAGCCCACTTCCACCATTAATGCTTCCGAAATCGGTTTCACCATTTCCATACAATCGGATAATACCGAGGCCAGCAACATTAGAAACATTTTTCAAGGGTCGAACTAGCAATGATCGTGAAAATTGCTGTTTTACTGGAGCGGATATAATTCAGGACGGCAGAATTATTCTATGCGACCAAACCCATAGAAAAGTGAAAGTGTTTAATCACAACTACCAGTGGTGTGGGGAAAAGGTGTTGTCTGCTAAACCGTACGATGTTTGTTGTATCGGAGGTTCTGATATTGCAGTTACGCTTCCGACTGAGAAGAAAATACAACTGTATACTGTACGCGATAGCGATTTCATATGCATTGCAAACATCCAGACTGGTGCAAAATGTTATGGAATTGCATATGCTCAAAAGAAATTTGCAGTATGCTGTTTCTCGGCACCGCCCTCTGTTAAACTTATGTCTAGGGATGGTCGAGAGTTAAAAACCATTGCACGAGATATGGCCGGAAATGACTATTTCAATTTTCCAGATTATGTAGccatggacaaaaatacaaggaACATCTACGTGACAGACAGATATCGAAAAAGTATATCTTGTATTACTGCACTTGGCGAAAAACGGTGGGAGATTCGTTACGACAACCTGAAAGTACCACGTGGGATAGCCGTGTACGGAAGTAAAGTTTTTGTAGCCGGATGTCGATCTCACACAATCGTCCAGCTCAATATAGATGGCGATATTCTCGGGGACATCATTTCGGAAGGCATTAGCTATCCAACCAAAATAGTAGTTCATCCGAACGGAGAAAACATCCTCGTTACACAACATCAAGCCACCCTTATCGATGTAGAGAAAAATATGGTGAAAATCTTTAGCTTGAATAATCAGTGA